DNA from Paraburkholderia sp. PGU19:
ACGGCGCTCGCCGTCGACCAGCTTGCGCGCACCGATGCGAAGCGGCTTGCGATCATCGGCGCGGGCGCGGTCGGCCTCGCGCATCTGCGGCATGTCGCGCCGCTGCGTGCGTGGGAATCGATTCGCGTGTTTTCGCCCGATCTCGCCGCCAGCGATGCGAAGCGCGCCGCCGTGCAAGCCGCCGATGCACGCGCCGAAGCCAGCGCGAGCATCGAAGCGTGTGTGAAGGATGCTGACGTCGTGATGCTGTGCACGTCGTCGGGCACGCCCGTGCTGCCGCGCGACGCACTGACGAAGCCCGCGCTCATCACGTCGATCAGCACGAATGCCGTGAACGCGCACGAAATCGACCCGGCGTGGCTGCCGGACATGGACGTCTACTGCGACTATCGCGCGACGACGCCCGCGAGCGCCGGCGAGATGAAGCTCGCCGCGCAGCACGGCTGGTCGCCGCAGAAAGTGAAGGGCGATCTGCCGTCGCTGCTGGCTGGCACCTGCGAGAAGCCCGCGTATGTGCGGCACGCGTTCTTCCGCTCGATCGGCCTCGGCCTCGAAGACGTCGCGATCGCCAGCGAGCTTTATCGCCACCTGACGGATCGTGGAGACCAGGCACAATAGCTACAATGGCGATCAGCCGCCGCTGCGGGTCGAGCGAGACAACCGCAGCGGCATCATGAATACCCCGCGAAGACTGCCCCTGCCCGCCGATGCGCAAGAAGAATACGTCCCCCGTCAAGGATCTGCTGCTGACCCGCTATGCGCCCATCGCGGACGGCATCGCCGCACTGTTCTTCCCGTACGCGGAAGTGGTGATCCACGATCTGCATGATCAGACCGTGCTGTATCTCGCGAACAATCTGTCGAAGCGGGAAATCGGCGACGATTCCGCGCTCGAGGAAACCGAGCATTCGGCACGCGAGCGCGTGATCGGCCCGTACGAGAAGCTCAACTGGGACGGCCGCCGGATGCGCTGCGTGAGCAACGTGCTGTTCGACGACAACGGCCAGCCGGCGGGCATGCTGTGCATCAATTTCAACATCGCCGTATTCGACGACGTGCGCTCGACGCTCGATC
Protein-coding regions in this window:
- a CDS encoding ornithine cyclodeaminase family protein, yielding MMTALPLAVDEQAVRAALPALDVRRALTAMFRALASAEAVQPPQTLTLFPNGAGDFITYLGVLADAKVFGAKLSPYIVTGGKPVITAWTALMSMETGQPLMWCDAGLLTTERTAGTTALAVDQLARTDAKRLAIIGAGAVGLAHLRHVAPLRAWESIRVFSPDLAASDAKRAAVQAADARAEASASIEACVKDADVVMLCTSSGTPVLPRDALTKPALITSISTNAVNAHEIDPAWLPDMDVYCDYRATTPASAGEMKLAAQHGWSPQKVKGDLPSLLAGTCEKPAYVRHAFFRSIGLGLEDVAIASELYRHLTDRGDQAQ
- a CDS encoding PAS domain-containing protein, which encodes MRKKNTSPVKDLLLTRYAPIADGIAALFFPYAEVVIHDLHDQTVLYLANNLSKREIGDDSALEETEHSARERVIGPYEKLNWDGRRMRCVSNVLFDDNGQPAGMLCINFNIAVFDDVRSTLDLFIKGAGVVAQPEELFRDDWQERINTFLHGWLRERQIGLNGLTREHRRELVEALYAEGAFRGKSSANYVANVLGMGRATVYKHLKQMKEGAS